A genome region from Sphingobium sp. WTD-1 includes the following:
- a CDS encoding methylamine utilization protein MauD produces MLTSLIIAQILSWVAIFALGIALLAVARQVGVLHIRVAPAGALATSGGPAVGDAIVKIDARTIDGAPVTIGGHAHGTALRLLMFVSAQCPLCKNIIPMAKSFARDERVALTFVGDDDVAAQRAMIAQHGLEAHAFVNGPEAGQAYGVAKLPFAVLLDAEGTILSKGLVNSREHLESLVVAHEMGIATVQDYIGSLKAQAA; encoded by the coding sequence ATGCTGACCTCGCTCATCATCGCGCAGATCCTGTCCTGGGTCGCCATTTTCGCGCTCGGCATCGCCCTGCTGGCGGTCGCGCGGCAGGTCGGCGTACTCCATATCCGCGTCGCGCCCGCCGGCGCGCTCGCCACCAGCGGCGGCCCGGCGGTGGGCGACGCCATCGTCAAGATCGACGCCCGCACCATCGACGGCGCGCCTGTCACGATCGGCGGCCATGCCCATGGCACGGCGCTGCGCCTCTTGATGTTCGTCTCGGCCCAATGCCCGCTGTGCAAGAATATCATCCCGATGGCCAAATCCTTCGCGCGGGACGAGCGGGTCGCGCTGACCTTCGTGGGCGACGATGATGTCGCCGCCCAGCGCGCGATGATCGCCCAGCACGGGCTGGAGGCCCATGCCTTCGTCAACGGACCGGAGGCGGGCCAGGCCTATGGCGTCGCCAAGCTGCCCTTCGCCGTGCTGCTCGATGCCGAGGGCACCATCCTGTCCAAGGGACTGGTCAACAGCCGCGAGCATCTCGAAAGCCTGGTCGTCGCCCATGAAATGGGGATCGCCACGGTGCAGGATTATATCGGCTCGCTGAAAGCCCAGGCGGCCTGA
- a CDS encoding MauE/DoxX family redox-associated membrane protein, whose translation MTLGLAIAALAAAIGIGLILLQAGLSKLRHRILLPGVIANYRLLPPALVAPATILLPLAEIAIGATLIAGLAPEPVLLAMLLLSLFAGAMAINIARGRSHIDCGCGRSQLRHPIGWPLVIRNLLLIALVAPRLLPTPPLSALDIATAAAGGIALFLAFHLLGAILALIATPAAAYRR comes from the coding sequence ATGACGCTGGGTCTGGCGATCGCCGCGCTGGCGGCTGCCATCGGGATCGGCCTCATCCTGTTGCAGGCCGGCCTGTCGAAGCTGCGCCACCGCATCCTGCTGCCCGGCGTGATCGCCAATTACCGGCTGCTGCCGCCGGCGCTGGTCGCGCCCGCCACGATCCTGCTGCCGCTGGCGGAGATCGCCATCGGCGCCACGCTGATCGCCGGCCTTGCCCCGGAGCCGGTGCTGCTTGCCATGCTGCTGCTTAGCCTCTTTGCGGGGGCGATGGCGATCAACATCGCGCGCGGGCGCAGCCATATCGACTGTGGCTGTGGACGTTCACAGTTACGCCATCCGATCGGCTGGCCGCTGGTGATCCGCAACCTGCTGCTGATCGCGCTGGTCGCGCCGCGCCTGCTGCCTACCCCGCCACTGTCTGCACTGGACATCGCCACCGCGGCCGCTGGCGGCATCGCCCTGTTCCTCGCCTTCCATCTGCTCGGCGCCATCCTGGCGCTGATCGCCACGCCCGCCGCCGCCTACCGGAGATAG
- a CDS encoding MFS transporter, whose amino-acid sequence MASYSATGSVSVRPYVTVDGQAAPVASDSQWTARQILVVAICFILNMLDGMDVLILSYIAPALSTDWQVTPERLGVVFSAGLAGMAAGGLLIAPMADRFGRRKLILASLVMMAGAMFGSAMAANIGELIVSRFIVGIGIGTVLASMAALTAEYAPPRHRTFAVGFLQAGYPVGATITGFVVANLLPIYGWQAMLLGAAILCTLSLPFVWLLLPESIDFLLTRQPKGALEKANRLLRSMGQPTVDTLPARKVHEANKAGVRGLLTDRRATGTILLWMATISGFMTLYFVISWIPKLAVEAGLPAKDAIYAGAIYNIGAFVGVTLIGIAGTHFDLRRLILGYMSAAAVTLVLFGSVAMPLVATLATAFLIGVFVQGGFNGCYPLAASLYPPEARGTGIGWAMGVGRIGAVIGPMLGGFLLAAKVSLPVIFGVFAVPAVIAGICAAMIRLPKAD is encoded by the coding sequence ATGGCCAGCTATTCCGCCACCGGCAGCGTGTCCGTGCGACCCTATGTGACCGTTGACGGCCAGGCTGCCCCCGTCGCGTCGGACAGCCAATGGACCGCACGCCAGATACTGGTCGTCGCCATCTGTTTCATCCTCAACATGCTCGACGGCATGGACGTGCTGATCCTGTCCTATATCGCCCCCGCCCTGTCGACCGACTGGCAGGTGACGCCCGAACGGCTGGGCGTGGTGTTCAGCGCCGGGCTGGCCGGCATGGCCGCCGGCGGCCTGCTCATCGCGCCGATGGCCGACAGGTTCGGCCGCCGCAAACTGATCCTCGCCTCGCTGGTGATGATGGCCGGCGCCATGTTCGGCTCGGCCATGGCCGCCAATATCGGCGAACTGATCGTCAGCCGCTTCATCGTCGGCATCGGCATCGGCACGGTGCTGGCCAGCATGGCGGCGCTGACCGCCGAATATGCCCCGCCCCGGCACCGCACCTTTGCCGTCGGCTTCCTCCAGGCCGGCTATCCGGTCGGCGCCACCATCACCGGCTTCGTCGTCGCCAACCTGCTGCCCATCTATGGCTGGCAGGCGATGCTGCTGGGCGCGGCGATTCTTTGCACCCTGTCCCTGCCCTTCGTCTGGCTGCTGCTGCCCGAAAGCATCGACTTCCTGCTGACCCGCCAGCCCAAGGGCGCGCTCGAAAAGGCCAACCGCCTGCTCCGCTCGATGGGCCAGCCGACAGTCGACACGCTGCCCGCCAGGAAGGTGCATGAAGCCAACAAGGCCGGCGTGCGCGGCCTGCTGACCGACCGCCGCGCGACCGGCACCATCCTGCTGTGGATGGCCACCATCTCGGGCTTCATGACGCTCTATTTCGTCATCAGCTGGATTCCCAAGCTGGCGGTCGAGGCCGGCCTGCCGGCCAAGGACGCCATCTATGCCGGCGCCATCTACAATATCGGCGCCTTTGTCGGCGTGACCCTGATCGGCATCGCCGGCACCCATTTCGACCTGCGCCGCCTGATCCTGGGCTATATGTCGGCCGCCGCCGTCACGCTGGTCCTGTTCGGATCGGTCGCGATGCCGCTGGTAGCGACGCTCGCCACCGCCTTCCTGATCGGCGTCTTCGTCCAGGGCGGCTTCAACGGCTGCTACCCGCTCGCCGCCAGCCTCTATCCGCCCGAAGCGCGCGGCACCGGCATCGGCTGGGCCATGGGCGTCGGCCGGATCGGCGCGGTGATCGGGCCGATGCTGGGCGGCTTCCTGCTCGCGGCGAAAGTCTCACTGCCTGTCATCTTCGGTGTCTTCGCGGTGCCGGCCGTCATCGCGGGCATCTGCGCCGCGATGATCCGCCTGCCCAAGGCCGACTGA
- a CDS encoding MFS transporter: MTQSRILPGWAPDRTIACIAAAALALLQPGIDPVFLTLLTAATGLDPSDHGWIVGATQGGMAIGAILVWRGGAHLPTGAPAFAALIALAASLITPALDELATLIAARGLFGVGMGVAYTHAMSAAASQRPTGAYAAVFLVQLLLSTLVALALPAIGASAGPAAALRLLALAPIGVLLLSLMMPAADPAQTLTSDADERAPTPARAWALAVALFCFIAATMMIWSFSGALALAAGIDDSVIGEAVAIGSVIGALTAIALMREQSIVPLPLTGLLSAVCLLAPLALTRPGAPTLFILAIGLLNIGSTATIIRFSGLATAAGGGSPLFRRFVACVHSLGMIAGPVAGSLLSDALGRQGLVDGALVALTGGCFALLIAAAPDRLRLPRIEGVNEIIA, encoded by the coding sequence ATGACGCAAAGCCGTATATTGCCCGGATGGGCGCCGGACCGGACCATCGCCTGCATCGCGGCCGCCGCGCTCGCGCTGCTGCAACCCGGCATCGACCCCGTCTTCCTCACCCTGCTGACCGCCGCCACCGGGCTTGATCCGTCCGACCATGGCTGGATCGTCGGCGCAACCCAGGGCGGCATGGCGATCGGCGCGATCCTGGTCTGGCGCGGCGGGGCGCATCTGCCGACTGGCGCGCCGGCCTTCGCCGCACTGATCGCGTTGGCCGCCAGCCTGATAACGCCGGCGCTCGACGAGCTGGCAACGCTGATCGCCGCGCGCGGTCTGTTCGGCGTCGGCATGGGCGTCGCCTACACCCATGCGATGAGCGCGGCCGCCTCGCAACGTCCGACCGGCGCCTATGCCGCCGTCTTCCTGGTCCAGTTGCTGCTGTCCACCCTGGTCGCGCTGGCGCTGCCGGCGATCGGCGCCAGCGCCGGGCCGGCCGCTGCGCTGCGCCTGCTGGCGCTCGCGCCAATCGGCGTGCTGCTGCTCAGCCTGATGATGCCAGCCGCCGATCCGGCACAAACGCTGACCAGCGACGCCGATGAACGCGCGCCCACCCCGGCCCGCGCATGGGCACTCGCCGTCGCGCTGTTCTGCTTCATCGCCGCCACCATGATGATCTGGAGCTTTTCCGGCGCACTGGCACTGGCCGCCGGCATCGACGACAGCGTGATCGGCGAGGCAGTGGCGATCGGATCGGTGATCGGCGCGCTGACCGCGATCGCGCTGATGCGCGAACAGAGCATCGTGCCGCTGCCGCTGACCGGCCTGCTGTCCGCCGTCTGCCTGCTCGCCCCGCTCGCCCTCACTCGCCCCGGCGCGCCGACCCTGTTCATCCTGGCGATCGGCCTGCTCAATATCGGGTCGACCGCCACCATCATCCGCTTTTCCGGCCTTGCCACGGCAGCGGGCGGCGGCAGTCCGCTGTTCCGCCGCTTCGTCGCCTGCGTCCACAGCCTGGGCATGATCGCCGGGCCGGTGGCGGGATCGCTGCTGTCCGACGCCCTCGGGCGACAGGGGCTGGTCGATGGCGCGCTGGTCGCCCTCACCGGCGGCTGTTTCGCGCTGCTGATCGCTGCTGCACCCGACAGGCTGCGCCTGCCCCGGATCGAGGGCGTGAACGAGATTATCGCTTAG
- a CDS encoding carbohydrate porin, producing the protein MIADSPPAIVLPVQVAEAVKPAPQLQGPPAGPQTPPPPPPAAPQAGWRTRLRDSGINLTFSYVSESAASISGGRDQGAAYTQQLLASAVVDTGKAFGLDGGKIIATIIHRKGQDLTATRISNLFEVQELFGGGQDLRPAELSYEQQLNGGRTAFKIGLYHTGDDFATLPSGCQFQNFAFCPRPTTLFYNSGFSGFPIPRWGIRARQDIGHGLSLTVAAFEVNSIRAQTGNGWQLAPRFDSIVLPVELGWKSGQGAGQLPGLVRLGGLIDTTDKPDVYADANGDSYALSGLAPATRHERWSAWAMAEKMIVRFGPGERGLSLFGTMTLSDRATARVPFFLSGGFVARGPWDNRPRDNFGLGLVYARVNPRIADRQRDQQSLGQDVDPQRWEASGEIFYGWQATRALLLRPNLQYIHRVGATSRYPDAVVAGMTIKLIL; encoded by the coding sequence ATGATCGCCGACAGCCCGCCCGCCATCGTCCTGCCCGTCCAGGTCGCCGAAGCGGTGAAGCCCGCCCCGCAATTGCAGGGGCCGCCCGCCGGACCGCAGACGCCCCCACCCCCGCCGCCGGCCGCGCCCCAGGCCGGCTGGCGCACAAGACTCAGGGACAGCGGCATCAACCTCACCTTCTCCTATGTCTCCGAAAGCGCCGCATCGATCAGCGGCGGGCGCGATCAGGGGGCGGCCTATACCCAGCAATTGCTGGCATCGGCGGTCGTCGACACCGGCAAGGCGTTCGGCCTTGACGGCGGCAAGATCATCGCGACGATCATCCATCGCAAGGGGCAGGATCTGACCGCCACCCGCATCAGCAATCTGTTCGAGGTACAGGAACTGTTCGGCGGCGGGCAGGATCTGCGGCCGGCGGAACTCAGCTATGAGCAGCAGTTGAACGGCGGCCGGACCGCGTTCAAGATCGGCCTCTATCATACGGGCGACGATTTCGCGACCTTGCCCTCGGGCTGCCAGTTCCAGAATTTCGCCTTCTGCCCGCGCCCGACCACGCTCTTCTACAATAGCGGCTTTTCCGGCTTCCCGATCCCGCGCTGGGGCATCCGCGCCCGACAGGACATCGGCCATGGGCTGAGCCTCACCGTCGCCGCCTTCGAAGTGAACAGCATCCGCGCCCAGACCGGCAATGGCTGGCAACTGGCGCCGCGGTTCGACAGTATCGTCCTGCCGGTCGAACTGGGCTGGAAATCGGGCCAGGGCGCGGGGCAATTGCCCGGCCTGGTCCGGCTCGGCGGCCTCATCGATACCACCGACAAGCCCGATGTCTATGCCGACGCCAATGGCGATTCCTACGCCTTGTCCGGTCTCGCCCCGGCCACCCGGCACGAACGGTGGAGCGCCTGGGCCATGGCGGAAAAGATGATCGTCCGGTTCGGCCCCGGCGAACGCGGCCTGTCGCTGTTCGGCACCATGACACTGTCCGACCGGGCGACCGCGCGCGTACCCTTCTTCCTGAGCGGCGGCTTCGTCGCGCGCGGCCCGTGGGACAATCGGCCCAGGGACAATTTCGGTCTCGGCCTCGTCTATGCCAGGGTCAATCCGCGCATCGCCGATAGACAGCGCGACCAGCAGTCGTTGGGCCAGGATGTCGATCCGCAACGCTGGGAAGCGAGCGGCGAAATCTTCTATGGCTGGCAGGCGACCCGCGCATTGCTGCTGCGCCCCAACCTCCAATATATCCACCGCGTCGGGGCGACGAGCCGCTATCCCGATGCGGTGGTGGCCGGCATGACGATCAAGCTGATCCTCTGA
- a CDS encoding shikimate dehydrogenase — protein sequence MFQSPAPVADRPRASILCGLIGQGIAGSRSPHMHETEAKALGLTLVYRILDADRMGYDADDLPRLLPMLGAIGFDGINVTHPFKQAVIPLLDSLSDAARALGAVNTILFRNGRAHGDNTDWSGYRAHFLAGLADRPRGRIAMIGAGGAAAAVGYAHLDLGATHLAIVDPAQERAAALADRLGALFPAAQVQAMAQAADAIADADGVVQTSPIGMLSHPGLPFDPDLLASDQWVSDIIYFPLHTPLLMAAQAKGCAILTGGGMAVMQAAHAFALFTGLAPDSERMLADFARATDAAVTP from the coding sequence ATGTTCCAGTCCCCCGCGCCCGTCGCGGATCGCCCCCGCGCGTCCATTCTCTGCGGCCTGATCGGCCAGGGCATTGCCGGATCGCGCAGCCCGCACATGCACGAGACGGAGGCAAAGGCGCTCGGCCTGACCCTCGTCTACCGCATCCTCGATGCCGATCGGATGGGCTATGACGCGGACGACCTGCCCCGCCTGCTGCCGATGCTGGGGGCGATAGGCTTTGACGGGATCAACGTCACCCATCCCTTCAAGCAGGCGGTCATCCCCTTGCTCGACAGCCTGTCCGACGCGGCGCGGGCATTGGGCGCGGTCAACACCATATTGTTCCGCAACGGCCGGGCGCATGGCGACAATACGGACTGGTCGGGCTATCGCGCCCATTTCCTCGCCGGCCTCGCCGATCGCCCGCGCGGCCGGATCGCGATGATCGGTGCGGGCGGCGCGGCGGCAGCGGTCGGCTATGCCCATCTCGACCTTGGCGCGACGCATCTTGCCATCGTCGATCCGGCACAGGAGCGCGCGGCGGCGCTGGCCGATCGGCTTGGCGCACTCTTCCCGGCGGCGCAGGTGCAGGCCATGGCCCAAGCGGCCGATGCCATCGCGGACGCCGATGGCGTGGTCCAGACCTCCCCGATCGGCATGCTCAGCCATCCCGGCCTGCCCTTCGATCCCGATCTGCTGGCGTCCGATCAATGGGTGTCGGACATCATCTATTTCCCGCTGCACACCCCGTTGCTGATGGCCGCGCAGGCGAAGGGCTGCGCCATACTGACCGGCGGCGGCATGGCGGTGATGCAGGCTGCCCATGCCTTCGCCCTGTTCACAGGCCTCGCGCCGGACAGCGAGCGCATGCTGGCGGACTTTGCCCGCGCGACCGATGCGGCTGTCACGCCATGA
- a CDS encoding TetR/AcrR family transcriptional regulator, which yields MILAPSRPGIYARGSETVDQILKAALDVLIDEGADAFTLRRIAARCDMKVGNVSYHFPRKEMLIQVMLDEMLESYDKLLEEMVRKPGLTAEERLKLVIILCLEDIQTKRTTHLFTELWALANQSEFVADRVRLFYSKVHEVIGEYVAQINPALSPDEVHSVALFISASMEGSTPFLGHQKPWAAKMPVFTALAAMSFVHLAKTVTSRDLAGLMTEAA from the coding sequence ATGATACTCGCTCCCTCACGGCCCGGCATCTATGCCCGCGGGTCCGAAACGGTGGACCAGATCCTCAAGGCGGCGCTGGACGTGCTGATCGACGAGGGTGCCGATGCCTTCACCCTGCGCCGCATCGCCGCGCGCTGCGACATGAAGGTCGGCAATGTCAGCTATCATTTCCCGCGCAAGGAAATGCTGATCCAGGTGATGCTGGACGAGATGCTGGAATCCTATGACAAGCTGCTGGAGGAGATGGTCCGCAAGCCCGGCCTCACCGCCGAGGAACGGCTCAAGCTGGTCATCATCCTGTGCTTGGAGGATATCCAGACCAAGCGCACCACCCATTTGTTCACCGAGCTCTGGGCGCTCGCCAACCAGAGCGAGTTCGTCGCCGACCGGGTGCGGCTGTTCTACAGCAAGGTGCATGAGGTGATCGGCGAATATGTCGCGCAGATCAATCCCGCCCTGTCCCCGGACGAGGTGCATAGCGTCGCCCTGTTCATCAGCGCGTCGATGGAAGGATCGACGCCGTTCCTGGGGCATCAGAAGCCCTGGGCGGCCAAGATGCCGGTCTTTACCGCCCTGGCGGCAATGTCGTTCGTGCATCTTGCCAAGACGGTGACTTCGCGCGATCTTGCAGGGCTGATGACAGAAGCGGCCTGA
- a CDS encoding sugar phosphate isomerase/epimerase and 4-hydroxyphenylpyruvate domain-containing protein encodes MSNAIATVSLRGTLEEKLRAAAAAGFAGVEIFENDLIGSELAPRDVRRMLDDLGLACMLYQPFRDFEGMPGALRQRAFDRAERKFDLMGELGTDRILVCSNCSPASLGERERIVDDFRDLGERAAKRGIFVGYEALAWGRHVFDHRDVWSIVEQVDHPHIGIILDSFHSLSRKIPSDSIRDIRGDKIVFVQLADAPLLDMDLLYWSRHFRNLPGQGGLDVAGFVAEILATGYDGPLSLEIFNDRFRSNAATLVAEDGHRSLDYVRDAALRQLGRPSTMPAPEPVLGAEFVEFTTASADSARLGRTLATLGFSLAGEHRQKKVTRWRQDGVNLVVNAEPKGFASAYRAAHGSSICAIGVRVRDKAAVQARAAALGINAYSAEGRPGRMAMPALRGVGGSLVYLIDDNEVEGLWAREFQAIEAEPDAPVHAHGFDHLAAVVHNDEFLSWQLYWRALFGLEAKAAQDVIDPSGLVYSQALQAPDGAFRVTLNASDARETLSSRFLDQGIGGGYQHVALATDDIFATAQALRDEGAAVLTIPANYYADIAARFGFDDALVARMQALGILYDEDADGHGFWQLYSRAFDKLFFFEFVQRAAGYMGYGAPNAGVRLAAQNRFRAENPVD; translated from the coding sequence ATGTCCAACGCCATCGCCACCGTCTCGCTGCGCGGCACGCTCGAAGAGAAATTGCGCGCCGCTGCCGCGGCCGGCTTTGCCGGGGTCGAGATATTCGAGAATGACCTGATCGGGTCGGAACTGGCGCCGCGGGACGTGCGGCGCATGCTGGACGATCTGGGGCTTGCCTGCATGCTCTACCAGCCCTTCCGCGATTTCGAGGGGATGCCGGGCGCGCTGCGCCAGCGCGCCTTCGACCGGGCCGAGCGCAAGTTCGACCTGATGGGCGAACTGGGCACCGATCGCATCCTGGTCTGCTCCAACTGCTCGCCCGCCTCGCTGGGGGAGCGGGAGCGGATCGTCGACGATTTCCGGGACCTCGGCGAGCGGGCGGCCAAGCGCGGGATATTTGTCGGCTATGAGGCGCTGGCCTGGGGGCGACATGTGTTCGATCATCGCGATGTCTGGTCGATCGTAGAGCAGGTCGACCATCCCCATATCGGCATCATCCTCGACAGCTTCCATTCGCTGTCGCGCAAGATTCCGAGTGACAGCATCCGCGATATCCGTGGCGACAAGATCGTCTTCGTCCAACTCGCCGATGCGCCACTGCTCGACATGGACCTGCTCTACTGGAGCCGCCATTTCCGCAACCTGCCGGGGCAGGGCGGGCTGGATGTCGCCGGCTTCGTCGCGGAGATATTGGCCACCGGCTATGACGGGCCGTTGTCGCTGGAAATCTTCAACGACCGGTTCCGCTCCAATGCCGCGACGCTGGTGGCGGAGGACGGGCATCGTTCGCTCGACTATGTGCGCGACGCAGCGCTGCGACAGTTGGGGCGCCCGTCGACCATGCCCGCGCCGGAGCCGGTGCTGGGCGCCGAGTTCGTGGAATTCACCACCGCCAGCGCCGATTCCGCGCGGCTGGGCCGCACGCTGGCGACACTGGGCTTCAGTCTTGCCGGCGAGCACCGCCAGAAGAAGGTGACGCGATGGCGCCAGGACGGCGTCAACCTGGTGGTCAATGCCGAACCCAAGGGCTTTGCCAGCGCCTATCGTGCGGCGCATGGATCGTCCATCTGCGCGATCGGCGTGCGGGTGAGGGACAAGGCGGCGGTGCAGGCGCGCGCAGCGGCGCTGGGGATCAATGCCTATAGCGCGGAAGGCCGCCCCGGCCGCATGGCGATGCCGGCGCTGCGCGGGGTCGGCGGCAGCCTGGTCTATCTGATCGACGATAATGAGGTCGAAGGGCTGTGGGCGCGCGAGTTCCAGGCGATCGAGGCGGAACCCGATGCGCCGGTCCATGCCCATGGCTTCGACCATCTCGCCGCCGTCGTCCATAATGACGAATTCCTGTCCTGGCAGCTTTACTGGCGCGCCCTGTTCGGGCTGGAGGCCAAGGCGGCGCAGGATGTGATCGATCCGTCGGGACTGGTGTATAGCCAGGCCTTGCAGGCGCCCGACGGCGCCTTCCGCGTGACGCTCAATGCGTCGGATGCGCGCGAGACGCTATCGTCCCGCTTCCTCGATCAGGGGATTGGCGGCGGCTATCAGCATGTGGCGCTGGCGACCGACGATATCTTCGCGACGGCGCAGGCACTGCGCGATGAGGGCGCGGCGGTGCTGACCATTCCGGCCAATTATTATGCGGACATTGCCGCCCGCTTCGGCTTTGACGATGCGCTGGTGGCGCGGATGCAGGCGCTGGGCATCCTCTATGACGAGGATGCCGATGGCCACGGCTTCTGGCAGCTCTACAGCCGCGCTTTCGACAAGCTGTTCTTCTTCGAGTTCGTTCAGCGCGCGGCCGGCTATATGGGCTATGGCGCGCCCAATGCCGGTGTGCGGCTGGCCGCGCAGAACCGGTTCCGCGCCGAGAACCCGGTTGATTGA
- a CDS encoding cytochrome c, with translation MIQGIKRVTFSLLAVGAIALPGAVQATGPQTFANRCSMCHQPSGAGLPGQFPRLNGRVAQIATSPEGRRYLAMVLLYGIYGPITVDDRKITGLMPGMGTMSDQDIADVLNHAVSLKKAAKPAAPFTAAEVAKVRAGGKQTAAQVAAERGRLAGKGLIPS, from the coding sequence ATGATTCAGGGTATCAAGCGCGTCACATTCTCTCTGCTGGCGGTCGGGGCGATCGCGTTGCCTGGGGCGGTACAGGCGACCGGTCCGCAGACCTTCGCCAACCGCTGCTCCATGTGCCATCAGCCCTCGGGCGCGGGCCTGCCGGGCCAGTTTCCGCGCCTCAATGGCCGGGTGGCGCAGATCGCGACCAGTCCGGAAGGGCGGCGCTATCTCGCCATGGTGCTGCTCTATGGCATTTACGGCCCGATCACCGTGGACGACAGGAAGATCACCGGCCTGATGCCCGGCATGGGCACCATGTCCGACCAGGATATTGCCGACGTGCTGAACCACGCCGTGTCGCTGAAGAAGGCGGCCAAGCCCGCCGCGCCCTTCACCGCGGCGGAGGTCGCCAAGGTGCGCGCCGGCGGCAAGCAGACCGCGGCGCAGGTCGCGGCCGAGCGCGGCCGGCTGGCGGGCAAGGGGCTGATCCCGTCCTGA
- a CDS encoding amine dehydrogenase large subunit: MSSAVVRGFFTTAAIGFALCAAITAHAAPADTTAALEPETSDVVTMEPPKPNWFFVDGGWDMPGTSIFDGDSGKMVGMVETRRLADMAIDPAGKYYYVAETIWSKGDRGTRQDMVSVYDTRELKLITEITIPDRILIGSRKNNFIISDDGKTGFVYNLSPASSVNIVDLVKRKFVANVEVPGCASMMPNPGVGFSALCADGSLATVKLTGSKADITHSTPFFSATDDPIFDNFTYDRKKKETTFLSYTGQIWTAKLGPAPTISAPFSIQAAAGIRPGETKPLELNWYPGGRQPMALHRATGHLFVLMHMGEYWSHKASGTEVWEVDLATQKVVKRRPLEEPMNNIEVTQSDKPLLIMDGEKGTALVIDLATWEEKHKIEKAGGSTITVADPS; this comes from the coding sequence ATGTCGAGCGCCGTCGTCAGGGGATTTTTCACCACCGCCGCCATAGGTTTCGCCCTGTGCGCAGCCATCACCGCCCATGCCGCGCCCGCCGACACCACGGCCGCGCTGGAACCGGAAACGTCCGATGTCGTGACGATGGAGCCGCCCAAGCCCAACTGGTTCTTCGTCGACGGCGGATGGGACATGCCGGGCACCAGCATCTTCGACGGCGACAGCGGCAAGATGGTGGGCATGGTCGAAACCCGGCGCCTCGCCGACATGGCGATCGATCCGGCCGGCAAATATTATTACGTCGCCGAAACCATCTGGTCGAAGGGCGATCGCGGCACGCGGCAGGACATGGTGTCGGTCTATGACACGCGCGAACTGAAGCTGATCACCGAAATCACCATTCCCGACCGGATCCTGATCGGATCGCGCAAGAACAACTTCATCATCAGCGACGATGGCAAGACCGGCTTCGTCTATAATCTCAGCCCCGCCTCCTCGGTGAACATCGTCGACCTGGTGAAGCGCAAGTTCGTCGCCAATGTCGAAGTGCCCGGCTGCGCCAGCATGATGCCCAATCCGGGCGTCGGCTTTTCCGCGCTGTGCGCCGACGGGTCGCTCGCCACCGTGAAACTGACCGGCAGCAAGGCCGACATCACCCATAGCACGCCCTTCTTCTCGGCCACCGACGATCCGATCTTCGACAATTTCACCTATGACCGGAAGAAGAAGGAAACGACGTTCCTCAGCTACACCGGCCAGATCTGGACCGCGAAGCTTGGCCCGGCGCCGACCATCTCCGCCCCCTTCTCGATCCAGGCCGCCGCCGGCATCCGCCCAGGCGAAACCAAGCCGCTGGAACTGAACTGGTATCCCGGCGGCCGCCAGCCGATGGCGCTGCACCGCGCGACCGGCCATTTGTTCGTGCTGATGCACATGGGCGAATATTGGTCGCACAAGGCGTCTGGCACGGAAGTGTGGGAAGTCGATCTCGCCACGCAGAAGGTGGTGAAGCGCCGCCCGCTGGAAGAGCCGATGAACAATATCGAGGTCACCCAGTCGGACAAGCCGCTGCTCATCATGGACGGCGAGAAGGGCACCGCCCTCGTCATCGACCTCGCCACCTGGGAGGAAAAGCACAAGATCGAGAAGGCCGGCGGCAGCACCATCACGGTCGCGGACCCGTCCTGA